A portion of the Parasedimentitalea marina genome contains these proteins:
- a CDS encoding PAN domain-containing protein has product MKQLLLALGLGIWLVSPVQAAEIIKANTELCDLSLTGEIRQGDAKELDRQKANWRSKGGYAGDGLKLCLDSPGGSLSEGLELFEMIWAQNIKTHVLPGANCESACALAFLGGSYLLGTGVTREMRREIWPDGRLGFHGPRLVFPANIKFPGDQVSKAFDVAMEIAAQVYEINRLQDRENGALTDHLVHRFLNTSPDDMYFIDTVGDVILSEIGLNGVDYSNAVTPGAIRNVCNNIYLKGEFPLVQGHTESIHKDFTSAAALNRRLLDYEVDDFTIEVEQLDGLIRGFAGPYPITHRSDRIGCFVSISEGLANFEYEDFDPDEGEISVEISRYYAIRENDNFSFSGWLNEGETIEVRDVAPWYLLDFATPLSDLPKSAAYHSARRQYAQQSGKEPSIVATTAADFVSFPGFDLPGGDVGLVRNATLETCRQSCDADDKCTAYTHDRWNNLCFLKSAADTSNLIYVQPKADSYIAPSFAALIRSARTNIVMKKRNNKAFFDSPYYDFESSSFSQCASFCAEEDKCLGVNFSGNLCEMFDHPEVYNDRLGTQIGLKLQQLPE; this is encoded by the coding sequence ATGAAGCAGTTACTCTTGGCGCTTGGTCTTGGAATTTGGCTTGTGTCCCCCGTACAGGCGGCTGAAATTATCAAAGCCAATACAGAGCTTTGCGACTTGAGTTTGACAGGCGAGATCAGGCAAGGCGACGCAAAAGAACTTGATAGACAGAAAGCAAACTGGCGCAGCAAAGGTGGGTATGCCGGCGATGGCCTCAAGCTCTGCCTCGACAGCCCAGGTGGCAGTCTGAGTGAAGGGCTTGAGCTGTTCGAAATGATTTGGGCACAGAATATCAAAACGCATGTCCTGCCAGGTGCGAATTGTGAATCTGCCTGTGCACTGGCTTTTCTGGGTGGCTCTTACCTGTTGGGGACAGGCGTTACCCGAGAAATGCGGCGCGAGATCTGGCCCGATGGTCGCCTTGGATTTCACGGACCGCGACTGGTATTCCCGGCAAACATCAAATTTCCTGGTGATCAGGTGAGCAAGGCGTTTGATGTCGCGATGGAAATTGCGGCTCAGGTGTACGAGATCAACCGCCTTCAAGACCGCGAGAACGGTGCCCTTACAGATCACTTGGTGCATCGCTTTCTGAATACCAGCCCCGATGATATGTATTTTATTGATACAGTTGGGGATGTAATCTTATCGGAAATTGGCCTGAATGGGGTGGACTACAGCAATGCGGTGACGCCAGGGGCCATTCGGAACGTTTGTAACAATATTTACCTCAAGGGTGAGTTTCCTCTTGTCCAGGGGCATACTGAATCGATTCACAAGGACTTCACCTCTGCCGCAGCACTGAACCGTCGTTTGTTGGACTATGAAGTTGATGACTTTACTATCGAAGTTGAACAGTTAGACGGCTTGATCAGAGGATTTGCCGGCCCTTACCCCATTACGCACAGGAGTGATAGAATAGGGTGCTTTGTTAGTATTTCCGAAGGCTTAGCGAACTTCGAGTACGAAGATTTTGATCCTGATGAAGGTGAAATCTCGGTTGAAATATCAAGGTATTATGCAATTCGGGAAAACGATAACTTTTCGTTTTCTGGATGGTTGAATGAAGGTGAAACGATTGAAGTCCGGGACGTGGCTCCTTGGTATCTGCTTGACTTTGCTACCCCACTCAGTGACCTACCTAAGTCAGCGGCGTATCATTCTGCCCGCAGGCAATATGCGCAGCAGTCCGGCAAAGAGCCTTCGATTGTGGCAACAACTGCAGCTGATTTTGTCAGTTTTCCCGGTTTTGACCTACCTGGTGGCGATGTTGGACTGGTCCGAAATGCAACTTTGGAAACCTGCAGGCAGTCCTGTGACGCAGACGACAAATGCACAGCCTATACGCACGACAGGTGGAACAACCTCTGTTTCTTGAAATCCGCAGCAGACACTTCGAACCTGATATACGTTCAACCAAAGGCCGACAGTTACATTGCGCCGTCGTTCGCAGCGCTTATCCGTTCCGCAAGAACCAACATCGTCATGAAGAAGCGTAACAACAAAGCATTTTTTGACTCACCATATTATGACTTTGAATCGAGTTCCTTTAGTCAATGCGCGTCGTTTTGTGCGGAAGAAGACAAATGTTTGGGGGTGAACTTCTCTGGTAACCTATGTGAGATGTTTGATCATCCTGAGGTCTACAATGATCGGTTAGGTACACAAATTGGGCTAAAGCTTCAGCAATTACCCGAGTGA
- the htpG gene encoding molecular chaperone HtpG: protein MTDTGVKETFSFQTEVGQLLDIVAGSLYSNREIFLRELVSNASDACDKLRYQALTDPTLTDGSDQFSVLLEIDAKAKTLSVSDNGIGMNYDDLLETLGTIAKSGTGAFLNALKDGEKGEMGLIGQFGVGFYSAFMVADKVDVLTRKAGEDTSWQWSSDGKGEFTIEPGDRGVCGTTVVLHLKKDAKEFLEEVRVRHIIKTYSDHISFPVMLGGEALNSVSAIWTRAPKDVTEEQHTEFYHHTSHAFDKPWLTLHSHVEGAVSHTSLLYVPSTAPMDLYDAERKSHVKLYVNRVFISENTKDLVPAYLRFLRGVVDSQDLSLNVSREMLQSDPTLAKIKTALSKKVIGALKKKANKAPDEYTNFWENFGAVVKEGLIEDPGVRDRLLEICRFSSTIYGELTSLADYVGRCKDGQDAIYYMAGDNAKKISQSPHLEGFKAKGVEVLLLADHVDEFWLQHITEFEGKTFKSVTRGATDLDKIGDDADAADDKDNAETPELDNLIAAVKLELGDLVKDVRPSKRLTDSPVCLIADDGDMDVNLERLLKQHGQLTDGMPRVLELNPDHKVVKKLAERAKGDEASSDALLQDAAHLLLDQARISDGEAPADPAEFVRRLSAVMDSAL from the coding sequence GTGACTGATACCGGCGTTAAAGAGACATTTTCCTTTCAAACTGAGGTCGGCCAATTACTCGATATTGTCGCCGGGTCTCTCTACTCGAACCGCGAAATTTTCCTGAGAGAACTGGTGTCAAACGCGTCTGATGCCTGCGATAAGCTGCGCTATCAGGCCCTCACTGATCCCACTTTGACCGATGGTTCCGATCAGTTTTCAGTTTTGCTTGAGATCGACGCGAAAGCCAAAACCCTGTCCGTTTCGGACAATGGGATTGGGATGAACTACGACGACTTACTTGAAACGCTTGGAACCATCGCAAAGTCAGGGACTGGGGCGTTTCTCAACGCCTTGAAGGACGGCGAAAAGGGCGAAATGGGTCTTATTGGCCAGTTTGGTGTTGGCTTCTATTCCGCATTCATGGTTGCCGACAAGGTCGATGTTTTGACGCGCAAAGCTGGCGAAGACACCAGCTGGCAGTGGTCATCGGACGGTAAAGGTGAATTTACCATTGAGCCAGGTGACAGGGGCGTGTGCGGCACAACTGTGGTGCTACACCTGAAGAAAGACGCGAAAGAGTTTCTGGAAGAGGTCCGCGTTCGCCATATTATCAAAACCTATTCTGATCACATTAGTTTTCCGGTGATGCTGGGTGGTGAGGCCCTAAACTCGGTCTCTGCCATTTGGACCCGTGCCCCGAAGGATGTGACCGAAGAGCAGCACACAGAGTTCTACCATCACACTTCGCATGCCTTTGATAAGCCTTGGCTAACCCTGCATAGCCATGTCGAAGGCGCGGTGAGCCACACCAGCCTTTTATACGTGCCGTCGACGGCCCCAATGGATCTGTACGATGCTGAACGCAAAAGCCATGTGAAGCTCTATGTGAACCGGGTGTTTATCTCGGAAAACACCAAGGATCTTGTGCCTGCCTACCTGAGGTTCCTTCGCGGAGTTGTTGATTCACAAGACCTCTCGCTGAATGTATCCCGCGAGATGCTTCAATCGGACCCGACGCTTGCGAAGATCAAGACAGCCCTGAGCAAGAAGGTGATCGGGGCGCTTAAAAAGAAAGCTAACAAAGCCCCAGATGAATATACCAACTTTTGGGAGAATTTTGGTGCCGTCGTAAAGGAAGGCCTGATCGAAGATCCAGGCGTACGGGACCGGCTGCTCGAGATTTGTCGTTTCTCTTCAACCATCTATGGTGAGCTGACCAGCCTTGCGGATTACGTTGGTCGCTGCAAAGATGGCCAAGACGCGATCTATTATATGGCGGGTGATAATGCGAAAAAGATATCGCAGTCACCGCATTTGGAAGGTTTCAAGGCCAAGGGCGTAGAAGTGTTGCTACTAGCAGACCATGTCGATGAGTTCTGGCTGCAACATATTACTGAATTTGAAGGCAAGACCTTCAAATCTGTAACACGCGGAGCAACTGATCTGGACAAAATCGGTGATGATGCAGATGCCGCCGACGACAAAGATAATGCAGAGACACCCGAACTCGATAATCTCATTGCAGCTGTAAAGCTGGAACTTGGTGATTTGGTCAAAGATGTGCGTCCTTCTAAGCGGCTAACCGATAGCCCTGTGTGCCTGATCGCTGACGATGGGGACATGGACGTCAACCTGGAACGGCTGCTTAAACAACATGGCCAGTTGACGGACGGCATGCCAAGGGTTCTGGAATTAAACCCAGACCACAAGGTTGTTAAAAAGCTGGCTGAACGCGCCAAAGGCGATGAGGCATCATCAGATGCGTTGCTTCAGGATGCGGCGCACTTGTTGCTGGATCAAGCACGGATTTCCGATGGGGAGGCGCCCGCTGATCCAGCGGAATTCGTCCGCCGTCTTAGTGCAGTAATGGATAGCGCGCTGTAG
- a CDS encoding plasmid mobilization protein, with protein sequence MAQQNYPSPFSLRLTVEERAKLEHDAAGISMGAYVRERLFGDEVAPRHTRGKFPVKDHEVLGRVLAALGSSRISSNLNQLARAVNTGSLPVTPETEADLSEACAAIIVLRDELIRSLGGRV encoded by the coding sequence ATGGCTCAACAAAATTACCCTTCACCTTTCTCTCTACGTCTCACTGTTGAAGAAAGGGCAAAGCTCGAACATGATGCTGCGGGAATATCTATGGGCGCTTATGTTCGCGAGCGATTGTTTGGGGATGAAGTTGCCCCCAGACATACGCGTGGCAAATTCCCTGTGAAAGACCATGAGGTATTAGGTCGTGTGCTCGCGGCGCTTGGTTCCTCAAGAATTTCTAGCAACCTAAATCAATTGGCTCGTGCAGTGAATACCGGCTCCCTACCTGTCACGCCTGAAACGGAAGCGGACCTCTCTGAGGCTTGTGCTGCAATTATTGTGCTCCGCGACGAGCTCATTCGCTCTCTTGGAGGACGAGTATGA